The nucleotide window caataaacaataaacaatgatcattaCACAGATACAAGCTGTGTCGACAGAAataatactcgaaatttcagcatgacaaacggattagggtcagacacggtagttgatatacagaagcagaatactgaaaacttGCAACAAGCATACACTTCGTGCATTGATGGTGTTTCGATGCATAGTGTGTCGATGAATTGACTTACAAAACTCTAAATGGACAAGCTGCAGATTACTTCAAGATCTTTCCCTTGGTCATGTAGTGCGCTCCGAATCTAAACATCAGTAAATTTGTGTGTATCTCAGTAtaaattaaggttccaagacaagaaattgacctctttaatctaacaattcccttgtggttaataagctcagaacccccgtaaattatacattttctaaaagcctagatataggggaacattttggttaccacagtgttaccattgtttacataactatcatatgacaggtaatttgcataatctttcaaaaatcggtttgccctatgttttgtctcaatatttcaaaatatctgactcaaacttgctggaatgcatgCTGTTACAACGCTCTTCGAAAGCGTGTCTCAGATtgtttatatcttgcttagtttttatttaagcacaattttaaagaaatcaactacggtTAAATTCACCCCTCTGGAAGTTTtactggcataaaaattgtttaagaaactttaaaaaaattctgggACATGCTTTGGAAGATCCTTGGAACAGCTTCCTCCCATACAAATTTCAGTCACATATCTCAAAACATTGAAACAAAAgttagggaaaaccgatttttgaaaggttatgcaaattacctgtcacgtgagagttatgtaaataatggtgacattATAGTAACCAAGATGTTGCTCTGCATctaggctttctgaaaatatataatttacgggggttcttaGCTTATCAATCACTTGAGATCTTGTCCTGGAACCTTAAAAACATATCGAGGGTGCATTTGTGGTTCCtcgactttgaatttcactaCATATTCGATACGCATCTATTATGCACAGCTCTTGCATTAATTTGTTCGCAAAAGCATATAATGTCAACTGTTTCGCGCCTCTGAAAATTACTTGTTGCTCACTGATTTTGACTTgttataaatattttcatgtgaTTCATTGATTGATTCTCGACAATAGAGGAGGCATATGACGACACATTTTCTTCGAAACAACAGAGCATATTGTCTTTTTGAAATAGAGATGTGGCCTTAGGAGCCGACATGACTTCCTTGCCCGGGCTGTTTGGCACTGCAAGCCTAAAAGACAAAATTctataaatattttacatcgACGCCTTCATCTGAGACCATGATTTTGTCGCATAATGATCGAattcattctttttcaaaactgcgcTTCCACAAATTGCACTTGAAATATTACGTTGCAATGTTAAATGCAAGGAGTAGACACGACAGGATGAGTTAACGCTATCGAAGGAGTCGGATCTCTTTTTGGACAGCAGAAATGAGGTGTTTGCAAGACAGggtacaattttcacatttttatgtaAAACCTTTAACTCACGGTTACTTACTATTACAGAAATAATGTGCGACGCCCTGgccattaatgtttattaagggaaagggcgagaggaaagcccaAAGGgaaagggcgagaggaaagcccaAAATTAACTGACTTTgatctcgcccgcgcccataaataaatttttatggTTAGGGCACAGTTTGTTATTtctatttccattatattatcaactaaCCTAAAACACCGTCAACATTTCCTACGCGAAACTCAACGGGGCCCAAGAACTTGTGTTACATAAATATTGCATTCACAGAGTGACGTGCTGTGCTGCATGCGGATATGCGAGCTCAGTGTTTTTGTCAGTCGGTGGTGCAATAGGCTACGCACCTTCACGctataaaggttttgcaaatcCTGAGGTTTTTTGAAAACAGTGTATAAgattggcccacaagtgctcttttttgtgattgattatgatctttgtacaaatcacaatttacctTTTACCTGTAAAGTTACGATGATATGTTACTGTGAGCCGAgaatattattattcatattcatgaacatgtaaacaaaccattactgtacaCTTGTGGTctatcacgtggttcagctcgaccaattaaaatgcgacggacagggcatggcAATAAAATGGTTTGCAACTGTGATAACATAGTACCAGCCAATTCTTAACATTGTACCTATAATCGGATGGATGCTATATTTATTTCCATGTGTTAATGAAATTCTAGTTTTCAATACGCATCATCCAAagtattgttttctttttaatctCTCTGTGGCATCTTCATCAACTGACGTCATACATGACGTTGTAATCGACGATAATATACCTAGTTACTATTATAACCAGAAGGTATATTCGATTCATAGGATGTACTCACTTGACGAGGAGCATCATCCTTTGACCCCTCAACACCATTGGGATGCACTGTTGGAGATGAAACTTGACCATTGCCATTGTTGAACAGTTCCCCCTTGTCCACGTGTTCCTTGTCATCCATATCCAATGCAACACTGTTCTCATAACCTCGGCTGGATGTGGCGACGTTTCCAAGTTCAATATCCTTATTGGTCGAACTCCATTTATACCGTTCCCCTGATGTGCTATTCCTACATAGGAAGATTTTCCGAATCCATGGACTCGGGGAACTCCTCGATGCTCCCTTTCGTTGAACATATATCAAGATGGTTGACATGACAACAGTGGACGCCACCATACCCATGTAAAACAACAGCATCATACCCAACAAAGAACTGTAGTTGGAGTTTGTTGGAAGGGCATCTCCCACAAGAAGCTGAAACACGCTCAGTGCCACCAGAAGTGTTACCGCAAAACTCAACCGTTCGCCAGAGTCAGGAGGAAGCCAGAACACACAGAACGACAGTAGAAACATCATGCTACTCGGAAAGACAATGTTCATCAAATAATAAAGAGGGACTCTTTCCATTTCCAATCCATAAATAGCCAAAGATTCGAAAGCAATGTCGAcattgtttttgtgaaatttaaccTCACTAGATATACCAGTTATTTTCCATTCGTAGTTTTTGTATTGTACCACCTCTTCCACAGTCAGATTTTCCTGGACGTTCAGGCGCACTTCGTCACTGTAGTACGCGGTCGATGCGAATAGTAAGTGACATGTTTGACGATCCCATGGGAAGTACTGCATGTCAAGATAGCAATGACTGTCAAACTGTGAGATGGATATTAATATGACGGTTCCATTCGAAAATACGTGGAATAATGGAGGAGGGGGAGGTGTCACCACGCCATCAAACCTGTTGATAAATTTCAATCACATTATTATTTTCGCAGCTATGTGGATAGTTTCTCATAAATTCGTTTAGctaatatttcagtgatttacAGTTTACTTGGaccatttttaaaatgtttatgtaACATGCCATGAAAGGTGAAAGTGTTCTTTTCCAACAGAATTACTGGAAACAAAGCGAATACCAGCCAATATGCATTTGAAATTTCGATCTAGAGTTTTAGGTGACGTGTTTTTCACTTCCGGAAATTCGCAGAGTCGTCCTTGAACTCAGTCGTGATTGtgaaaaaacataatttgaagTTTCCTTGAGCAAGTATCGACAGTTCATAATCTAGAGTAcctatgtcattgtgaacaatTATTGGGACTGAGGGTCGGTAAACCTATTTAGTGAGCTTTACTGATAATAGTAATTATTTTAGTCAGAGGGTTGAAAACGCTCCGGTGTTTACACAAATGTGATTCCAACGGGCAATGTTACTTGAAGTTTCACTCttaaaagttgaataaaatccgaCGCAACAGTATTGTTCTATGACCGAGTTCTATAATCGAAAGTAATAGGATAGGACAGGCTGTGGCGAAGACAAGCATTTTTCAAAGCATGAGTCAATTTTCATTAGCCATGTATCGTTAAGTAAAATGTCTTATATTTAACGAAAACTCACATTAAAATTGCTTTGCAATCCTCCTTTATCCCTTCTAACACTATCAAGAGATTAGTCCCATATATTTAAAAAACCCTGATAAAATTTATCTACCTTGATGTGTAATCCAAAAACTCTACTTTACGCTTCTACATCACAAAGAGTTGCACATGGCTGTGCACACCCACGGATGTTTTAAATCTTTAGAGAacataatgtaaacattgcAAGAACATATTTCCGTATTTTCTACATACATTTGTGTTTCTTTGATACTGTGTAGCTAGACATCGGTGCTATTTGGATTCCTGTTTAAGGAGCATCTCAGTAGCTAAGATCAGAGTCGGCCGGTTAGAGTTTGTGGCGTTGAAGCTGTACACCAGTCGAGGTGCATTTTCACACTATACACGTAACCGACAAGGAATACAGTCACGACATAAGGAACAAAAGTTACTGTCGCTGATTTATAATTTTCACAGCTCCGTTTAGTTAAGTTGTGTTTTCTTTATGAATCACTGAACGGTATCAGCATTTCACTGGAAGAAGAAGTTAACTGTGGGAACGCCAGCCTTCTGTATGCTTTAgttaaataatatttctatccCGTCAGTGAACGAACAAGCAAACTTAGAAAGTGCTACACACCTAGAATGATAACGTTGGTTCACGCAATTTGAAATATCCATAATAAACATATTGAAACAAACGGTGAACTGGCAACATTTGTTGCTATTTCACTTTATGTTTGTCCTCTTGCGAAGCTGCTGTCATTAAATTGAAGTTAACGCGATCACAGAGGATATGAGA belongs to Ptychodera flava strain L36383 chromosome 17, AS_Pfla_20210202, whole genome shotgun sequence and includes:
- the LOC139116033 gene encoding neuronal acetylcholine receptor subunit alpha-2-like gives rise to the protein MIGRRETMIIIALTAVLCMVQADVEKALVDLLLTDYNRLSRPVDNRSDVVDVYLDFAIVTVVDVEEKNKYVKINSLLKQTWTDKRLSWNPSSHNDITKILIQSDVVWFPRVFLRNAFDGVVTPPPPPLFHVFSNGTVILISISQFDSHCYLDMQYFPWDRQTCHLLFASTAYYSDEVRLNVQENLTVEEVVQYKNYEWKITGISSEVKFHKNNVDIAFESLAIYGLEMERVPLYYLMNIVFPSSMMFLLSFCVFWLPPDSGERLSFAVTLLVALSVFQLLVGDALPTNSNYSSLLGMMLLFYMGMVASTVVMSTILIYVQRKGASRSSPSPWIRKIFLCRNSTSGERYKWSSTNKDIELGNVATSSRGYENSVALDMDDKEHVDKGELFNNGNGQVSSPTVHPNGVEGSKDDAPRQVTDCQEEWDRLVKTLDRILFIIYLAVSVGSLIWLLLSPAFKHY